TCCGCCTGTTCCCGAGGTGCCTGCCGCTTCCCGAGCCCGGAGTTCAGGAAGAACACGCCCGTCGTCAGCCGTAGTGGCACATGGGACAGCTTCACGCTCACCTCACCTCGTCGGTGGTCTCAAGGTAGGAGGGTGAGCCCCGAACATCGTCGCCCAACCTGGCCCAGCGGCGACGTCCGACAGTATCCGTCTAGCGGTGACGGCGAGCGGCGCCGGCTCTTCGGATCAGGCAGCGGACGGCGAGCGCTGTCGCCGTGTCCCGCGCTACCCCATGTTGAAGACGGCCCAGGCGGGGCTGGCCATCACCGTGGTCAGGACGGTCACGAGCGTGGTCACGAGGATGCGGCGCATTCGGTCTCCTTACGCTGTGCGACGTTGCACCGCGCAAGATGACGGAGGCCTATCTCGCTGCTGTCTCAACGTGCGACGCGGCCGCCCCGGACTTGCCTGTCACGCTCAGCTCGCGCGGCTACCCCGGGTGTGGACCTGGTGACCGGTGGCCCGCAGCGCCTTGAGGTCCCGGTAGATGGTGGGGACGCTGACCTGCAAGAGCCCCGCGAGGTCCTCGACGGTCGGGGCGGCGCCCTGCGCCCAGGCCTCGTCGACGATCTGAAGGAGCCGACAGCGACGGTCGGCTGCGGCGAGGCCGTGACCGTCAGCGAGGTGCAAGGTGACGGGGACGCGCTCGTCGTCGCGTAGTGGCCGGCCGGTCGGAGCAGCAGCGGCGGCGAGCTGGACACGGATCTCCGGGGGTCGGCCGGACTCCCAGTCCTCGACGATCGAACGGTGCTCGGCGATCCGCTCGATCGCGGCGTCGCGTTCGTTCTCAGTGAGATCCGCGAGCGCGTCGAGCAGCGCCGACCGGGCGGAGGCCAGGGACTCCTGGGCTTCCTCCGATCGGCCGGCAGCCGACAACGCCCGCCGGTGCGCGTCGTGGACAAGCCACGGCCGAGGAACCCCGGGCCGTAGCTCGGCGACCGCCTCCGTGGTCGCCGCCACAGCGTCGTCGAACCGTCCGACGCCCAGGAGCCCCAGCCCACGTTGCGCCCGCACGGCGACGGCCAGGTCGGCGAAGCCGTGGTCGAGGCACACCGACGCGGCTTCGTCCACGTGCGTCAACGCCCGTTCGTGGTCGCCAGCTGACAGCTCCACGGATGCGGCACCGAACGACAGCTGCGCCAGGACCCAGGGGTCACCCGCCCCGGTCGCGAGAGCGGTGGCGTCATCCAGCCGGGCTCGCGCGGGGTCCAGCCGCCCCCGTTGCCGCTCGATGTCGCCGAGGATCCCGAGGCAGAACGCCTGCACGCGCTCGTCGCCGATGTCGCGGAAGTAGCTGAGGGCCGCCTGGGCGTCGTGTTCGGCGACGTCGAACTCGCCCAGGACGCTCGCGCGGAGCCACGCGGCGTTCATCCGGACCATCGCGGTACCCCGTCCGTGCCCGATGTCGCGGAAGATCGCCGCTGCGGCGCCGTACTGGTCGAGCGCTTCCTGCGGTCGACCGATCGACGCGAGCAGGTTCGCCAGGTTCAGGCGGTCTCGGCCCTCCGCTTCCCGGAAGCCGATCTTCAGGTCCAGTTGCACCGCAGCGCGGTAGCGCGCCTCCGCGCTGGCGCTGTCGCCGGTCTCCATCGCCACCGCGGCCAGTGCCCCGAGCGACAGCGCGCGTCCCCGCAGGTCGCCGAGCTCGTCGAAGGCTTCCAGGGCGCGCGTCAGGGCTGTGACGGCTTGCGGGTAGCGGCGCAGCTCGTGCAGGGCGGCGCCCAGCGCACGGTTGGCCTCGGCCACAGCAGCGGGATCGCCCCCGAGCGAGACGGCCTCTTCCAAGCAGGCGGCGGCGTCCGATACCTGACCGGCCCAACGCAGGACCGTTCCCAGCGTCATCAGTGAGGCGTGCCGGCTGCCCTCATCGAGGGTGAGTGCGGCACGGGCCTCCTGCTCGGCGAGGTCGAACCGGTCGGTGTGGGCGTGGAGCATCGCGCGGCGGCGGTGGACATCGGCCTGGCGTGCCGGGTCGCTTCCCGCCAGGACGGCGAGCTCGGCGAGGAGCCGGTCCTGCTGGTGGCGGTCACCGAGCAGTTCGACGACCGTCTCGTAGGCGGCCAGCACGCGGTAGCGCTCGTCGACGGTGACGGGGACGCGGCCGAGGAGCGCGGTGGCCTGCGCGTAGTGGCGGGCAGCCGTCTCGAAGGCCGCCAGCGACTCCGCTCGTTCCGCCGCCGCGGCCAGGTAGCGCAGGGCCGTCGGCAACACGTCACCAGCGAGCGCATGGTGAGCGAGCGCTTCGACGTCGTCGGGGCGGGTCTCGGCGAGAGTGGTCGCCAGACGCCGATGCAGGTCCACCCTGTCCGCGTCGTCGATCGTCCGCTCCACGACCCGCCCGATCTGGTCGTGTGCGAAGCGGTACCCGTCTCCGTGCTCGATCAGCAGGCCGCGCCTGAGCAGCTCGTCCAACGCGCCGAGGGCTCGGTCGACCGGGATGGCGGCCGCCCGCCGGAGGGTTTCGAGGTCGACCGGTCCTCCGTGCACGGCCGCGATCGCCAGGACGGCGCGTGCGTCCTCGCCGAGGGTCTTTAACCGCGTTGCGATGACGTCCGCGATGCTCCCCGGCAGCGGCAGCGCCCCGTCCACGGCGGCGTCCAGGGTGCCCTGCTCGACCAGCGCCTCCAGCGTCTCGAGGACGAACAGGGGGTTCCCCCCGGTCTCGGCGTGGAGCCGGGTCGAGAAGCGCG
The genomic region above belongs to Actinomycetota bacterium and contains:
- a CDS encoding AAA family ATPase; protein product: SRLVAEFGDDAEWRGFSVLWGACREHHCPYEPLAEAIDGALSPLRVEQLASRVDPVWIADVARVIPRLRRVAPDLPGLAAAERPHRTREAFARMLLEFARLHPTVLVIEDLHWADEATVASLETVTARLSDAPLVVVLTYRGQDARQRAAVWDAIRAVDRHGRRERLVLEPLTAFGTAELLRNLHGRRDLPPRFSTRLHAETGGNPLFVLETLEALVEQGTLDAAVDGALPLPGSIADVIATRLKTLGEDARAVLAIAAVHGGPVDLETLRRAAAIPVDRALGALDELLRRGLLIEHGDGYRFAHDQIGRVVERTIDDADRVDLHRRLATTLAETRPDDVEALAHHALAGDVLPTALRYLAAAAERAESLAAFETAARHYAQATALLGRVPVTVDERYRVLAAYETVVELLGDRHQQDRLLAELAVLAGSDPARQADVHRRRAMLHAHTDRFDLAEQEARAALTLDEGSRHASLMTLGTVLRWAGQVSDAAACLEEAVSLGGDPAAVAEANRALGAALHELRRYPQAVTALTRALEAFDELGDLRGRALSLGALAAVAMETGDSASAEARYRAAVQLDLKIGFREAEGRDRLNLANLLASIGRPQEALDQYGAAAAIFRDIGHGRGTAMVRMNAAWLRASVLGEFDVAEHDAQAALSYFRDIGDERVQAFCLGILGDIERQRGRLDPARARLDDATALATGAGDPWVLAQLSFGAASVELSAGDHERALTHVDEAASVCLDHGFADLAVAVRAQRGLGLLGVGRFDDAVAATTEAVAELRPGVPRPWLVHDAHRRALSAAGRSEEAQESLASARSALLDALADLTENERDAAIERIAEHRSIVEDWESGRPPEIRVQLAAAAAPTGRPLRDDERVPVTLHLADGHGLAAADRRCRLLQIVDEAWAQGAAPTVEDLAGLLQVSVPTIYRDLKALRATGHQVHTRGSRAS